One window of the Larus michahellis chromosome 24, bLarMic1.1, whole genome shotgun sequence genome contains the following:
- the LOC141734590 gene encoding SLAM family member 9-like has product MEGELARSKARLPSLLLALLGLGPELLFGQARAQPRQVNGVLGGSVLLSPLLPPNKTVKEIEWSFSAGAGATIQVAEFGPGGFERPDPKDQFKERLEMFNATALKIRALERGDSGVYGARIKLHPALVEDQSFNLSIYESVPSPRTRSQLLASTLEWCNLTLQCQGTGKGAVNVTWKRDNIIRDLTSDRHQLSPDGTTLRVALPPTAANVTYACTVSNPADQKVVLFDLQAICQSGGGQTSFSKSGYIVLTLILLAVSLGGAFWCWRMNSEKAADPAATPTVPAEESPSDPQYTEIVRRSPPEGNDQGLGHPENSQEQSSPQKAPVTTVYEQIRRAPEDTAEEVT; this is encoded by the exons AGCTCCTCTTCGGCCAAGCCCGGGCGCAGCCCCGGCAGGTGAACGGCGTCCTGGGGGGGTCCGTGCTGCTCTCCCCACTTCTGCCCCCCAACAAGACGGTGAAGGAGATCGAGTGGAGCTTTTCAGCCGGCGCCGGTGCCACCATTCAAGTGGCAGAGTTCGGCCCCGGCGGCTTCGAGCGCCCCGACCCCAAGGACCAGTTCAAGGAGCGGCTGGAGATGTTCAACGCGACGGCGCTGAAGATCAGGGCCCTGGAGAGGGGCGACAGCGGGGTCTACGGGGCTCGGATTAAACTGCACCCGGCGCTGGTGGAGGATCAGTCCTTCAACCTCTCCATCTACG AGTCGGTGCCGAGCCCCCGGACCCGCAGCCAGCTCCTGGCCAGCACCCTGGAGTGGTGCAACCTGACGCTGCAGTGCCAGGGCACCGGCAAAGGCGCCGTCAACGTCACCTGGAAGAGGGACAACATCATCCGGGACCTGACCTCCGACCGCCACCAGCTCTCCCCGGACGGCACCACCTTACGGGTGGCCCTGCCACCCACCGCCGCCAACGTCACCTACGCCTGCACCGTCAGCAACCCCGCCGACCAAAAGGTCGTCCTCTTTGACCTGCAAGCCATCTGCCAAAGCGGAG GGGGACAGACGTCCTTCTCCAAGTCGGGGTACATCGTCCTGACCCTCATCCTGCTGGCGGTGAGCCTGGGGGGAGCCTTCTGGTGCTGGCGGATGAATAGCGAGAAGGCGGCAGACCCAG CTGCCACCCCCACGGTCCCTGCCGAGGAGAGCCCCTCCGACCCCCAGTACACCGAGATCGTGCGCCGGAGCCCCCCGGAAGGTAATGACCAG GGCCTGGGTCACCCCGAAAATAGCCAGGAGCAGAGCTCGCCGCAGAAAGCACCAGTCACCACCGTCTACGAGCAGATCCGCCGGGCGCCAGAGGACACGGCCGAGGAGGTGACATAG